Genomic window (Rosa chinensis cultivar Old Blush chromosome 6, RchiOBHm-V2, whole genome shotgun sequence):
GGAAGTTGCAACAACACGTGTTCAGTGGAAGTTGTTGATGAGGACGATTATTTGGGGGAGGCATTTAGGATTGAAGTTCACAAGTCGTATTTGTCTGATGAGTGGAGTTCCTATATTCATCACGTTGGGGAGAAGTTTCATGGTGCAGCTGAGCTCCGTGAGAAACTCAGGAAGTATGCAATTGCAGTTGGTTTCGAGTTCGTTTTTTTGAGAAACGATTTGGACCGTATTCATGTAGTTTGTTCAAATATTGGAACTGAAGGCTGTGATTGGCATCTTCGCGCACTTTCATCATCTGCCAATAGTTGCCTTCATATAACGGAGTTGAATAATATTCACACTTATAAGGGTGTAGTTAGGACTCAAAAGCACAAGCTTCTGGGATCCAAGGTTGTGAAGACTTGCATTGCTGGCAATGTTAGCTATAATCTTTCACTGAAGCCAAGGGAAATTATGAGTAAATTCAAGTCAACATATGGTTTTGATATTTCCTACAAGGTTGCCTTGAAAGCGAAGCAAAGTGCTAAGGAAGCGATTTATGGTTCCGATGCAGGTTCATTCAGCAAGTTATCTTGGTATAAGGAAGCCGTTTTGGAGAGTAATCCGGGCTCTtattttgtgttggaagttgaCCCATCCACTAATCGTTTTCATAGGCTTTTCGTAGCTTATGGAGGTTGTATTGAAGGCTTCCAATTCTGTTTGCCagtgttgtatgttgatggaACTTTTGGTAAAAGCATTTATAAGGGTCATATTCTTTCTGCCACTGGCAGGAATGGAAATCAAGGTAACTTCATagtttattaccccccaataatttgTTTAGTGGGTACCGGTAGACTGACGTTTTTGTGTTCTGGTTTTGTGTAGGTTTTTACCCTCTAGCCATATGTTTTTGTGATTCTGAGACGGAAACAAATTGGACATTCTTTTTCAAGCATTTGAAGAGTTTACTTGAATCTCAAGGAAGAGTAATCACGTTTATTAGTGATCGGGGTACCGGACTGTTGAGTGCTTTCGATAAGGTATTTGCTGGACATCCTCACCTGTTTTGTTACAAGCATTTGGTGGCGAACCTTGCAGATAAATATGGGGATAAAGGCAATTCTGTGATGATAGAAGAAGTTAAGAAGAAGTTTTTTAAGGTTGCATATTCCTCTACCGAGAAGGAATACCGTTTCAATTTGCGGTTGCTTAGGCAAGAGGGTGGGGCTGAGATTATTGACCCATTTCTTGCTGAAATTCCAATTCAACATTGGTGCCATGTATTTTATACAGGCGGCCGATATGGAATAATGGCCAATGGGATTGCAGAATCATTTAACTCCTGGATTTCACTTGAGTGTTTGATGCCGGTATGTTGTATGTTGGATCAGACCAGAATTAAGCAAATGGAGCAGATAGGTAAGAGGAGGGATGAGGCACAACGTTGGACAACAGAACTGACTCCCAAAATGGAGGAAAGGCTGAAGGTGCAGATGGAGAAATCTCGTCGCTTCAGTGTCCATTACTCTAGCCCTGGTGTTTATGAGGTTCGATCTGACTTTTCGTACGTAGTTAACATTTCCGAGCATTCATGTTCATGTGTGAAATGGCAGATCAATTGTTTTCCTTGTCCTCAAGACCTTGCTGCAATACAAGCTGCTTCTGAAAATGTCTATGGTTATATTGATAAGTAATTTCGTGTTGATATGTTCAAGAAGAGCTATAGTTCTCCTATCCGTCCAATAACCAATGTTGATATGTCTTCTTCTGAATCTGCTACTGACTTTATATTACCTCCCCTTGCGAACAGGCCACCCGGAAGGCCCAGGTTGAAGTGGTTCAAGTCTATTGGAGAGGTCGAAAAGAAGCTGATTCGTTGCGGCTGTTGCGGAAAAATGGGCACTCATAACAAGAAGAGCTGCACAGAACCTCTCGTTCAATAGTAGTACATGATTCTGTAAATGGTTGATAGGTTTTACACTTTTCTATTGGGGGGAAGTAATTGGTTTATTGGGGGCcagtaattgtttatatttaGGGTCAATGAACCATTATTCTTTTCAGAATTAcatattttaacttttttttttttaattttcgattccttcaagagaaataaaatgaaattattAATAGGTTTGAGTTGATGTTGTTGGTTGTAGAAGGTTTACTGGGGGCctatagacagattattgccccccagtaatgcAAGAATATGAGAACTTTAGAACATCTTGTAATTGGAAACCTAAACTATACTTTTGCAACCTAATTTAACacccaaaaaatatatatgtgacCATCTTCCTAACTATTATTGGGTTCCAATAATTATCTTATGACACCCCAGTAAACCTAATTTTAGATGAACTTTGATTTCATCATGTATTGGATTCGAAGATATTTTACCTACATAAACTAACCTAAAGCAAAACCGTCACCTTCTGACCAAAATTtgaagattattggggggcaataaacttgtCTATTTTAGTGCATGATTCTACTAGAAGCTTGTTGATAGGTCCTGTTATAAATTGAAAGAAACAGAGGTATATTACATCATCCAATACTGCATGTTATTTAACCATAATTCCAAAATAAGTTTAACTGCCCAAGTATTTACATAGGCTATCCCGGTTTTGAAATCCTAATGTTAAATTTCTACATATGCTATCCTAGGCCTGCTTTTGAAATCCTAATGTTAAATTTCTACATAGGCTATCCCGGTTTCCAGTCTTCACTTTCTTCCGAATTGTAGGTGCATGATTCTCTCTAGTATTCTTTTTCTCATGTTGTCCCCACCTTCCTTGCTTGGGTCTTAGCCATTCACTATGCTCTCCATGAAATGGAGCATAAACGGTCCGCAATCAGCACTGTATTGAAGTAAATAAATTCAGTATTTATTGGGTTGCAATAAACAGGTAGTTCATATTTGCAGCTTTTAGATGTAGTCAAACCGTGTTGTTCATGATTTATTGGGTTGCAATAAACAGGTACTTACGATGTTGTGTTCTGCTACGAGCACTCGAAGtcttcatagagttcatagTCTGTTTCTACAATGTTGTTCTGCAAGATCCAGTTCCTggtttctttttcctcctcGGTCATTTCCTCTTCAACGATAATTAGGTTTCCCTCATCTTCTCCTTTGCATTTTTCTCGCGTGACCTCTGGGTCTTGGCTATCACCTGGGAACCTGATCTTTGTCAAGTTCACAACATGTATGAACTTCTTGATGTGCCTCACCTGTTTTTTGCAGATATAAAGGATTAGTTATTGAAATTCATCCTCAACAGTATGGAAACAAACATGTCAGTAGAATTTGTCACATACCACTCTTGATGCATTTAGGTGGTAGTTCTCCTCATTTGTGAATTCATTGATTGGTGGCCTTAATGAATTCATGTGAGTGAAGCACCTTCTTTCATTGTCGATTACCAGCAAAGTGTAGTGCATGCTTGTGCTGTGGTGAATGGGTACTAGCATAGTTGGGAAACGGAAGATCGACCAAAGTGGTTCAATCAACATTGTTTCGACACCACACTCAAACGGTCCAGTGTCTTCACCTGCTTCCTTCATGTTTTATCGCATAGTACTGTGTACACAACATAACCAAGTTAATACAAGTTTACTTTCGTAAAATATAAGGTTGATAAACTtttttgggggcaataatacgtctactaccccccaatagaccatcacCAAACACTCTATTTACAATCAAAAAGCTGCATTCATCATAGAACTTTTATAGATACATGAAATAAACGATTACTAAACCACTATCAAAACATTATCCgggggcaataatgtgtctattggcccccagtaaacAACCAAACAAAGACTACATTTAAGTAATTCACAGTCTACTAacattaaataaacaaaaaattccTACTGCTAGGTTTCGATTACTTACCGCTGCGTCTACACGGAGAAATCCCACTTTAGCTTTTAGCTTTCCGGCGTCAGACTTCAACAAGTCAATATAAATGCTGACCACCTGCAATTGTGACATATTACTCACCATCAGAATTGCCATTTtaatggggggcaataatcacattattggcccccagtagacgtgTTGAATCAACCAAACTTACATCAGTTTCGACATCACCTTCTTGGATTATCACTCTGAGGTCATGCTTGGTTATCAGCTTAAAAGGTCACTGCTGACCCAGTAGTCGATACTGTACAAACAGAAACAATCAATTCTTATTGGTTTGTAAACCATATGAAATACATAAACTAAATGAAAACGGGTTGTGTAGTTACGTGTCTTTTGCAGTAGCATTGAAGAATTCTTGAAAGTGCTTTCCGATTGCCCGGTCCAGTGTCCTCCCAGTAGGTTTATCGCAGTTGACACCCTTGATTTTGATCTTGTTCTCCATTTTTCTAGTCGGCGGCACGATCCTAGCTCTCTTAGGTGGGGCTCTCTTCCTCATCTTTGCTTCCTCGGGTGTGTCGTACTCCCAATCATCTTCTTTGGCTTTCTTCGCACCCCACTTGTAAGTCTTGACATTTTTCTCTATAGACATGATCTCcatgtttttcttctctttttgctTGCCTGGGGCACCTTTTCCTCGTTTTTCTTTCCAATGTCCACATTCTCTTCATCTTCAGCAATCATGTTCACTATCATATCAAGATGGGCTTCCTCCTCTTGTTCCCCACCTTCTCGTTGCTCATGTAGTTCCATAGCCATAGGAAATGCTGCTATCACCCTCTCCGTCTCATGTCCCACAGTGGCTGCATAACTTGTTTCCTCTCCCAGACTTGCTCCAAAGTTTGGAGTTTCTTCCTCAACTTCTTCTTGTGACACTCTGGGTGTAAATGGAACTACCTGAAGCTGTGTTTGTTGTGGAGGCAACTCTCCCTTCTCCTTTCCGAGCCTAATGTATAGAGCCCTGATGAGGTTGTTCTTCGCTCTCTTTTCAACTTCGAGACCTTTAATCTTCTCGTCGGCCATCTTTAGCTTTGCCCATAAATCCCTGTTCTGGGCATTGAGGTCTTTGTTTGCTTTCGCAAGCCTTTCTAGCTTTTCTTCCATCACTTTGGGGGTTTCGTCTCACCAATTGCTGTCCCTGTCTCACTGATGAGTTCTTTGATATTCCTCGTAAGCCTTTTGTTTTGTTCCTCTTCAGCTTGGCTTGCCTGGGGAACCTGCAAATAGTGGCACAAAACCATTTAGGATACTGGGGTCTAATAATGTCATTATTGGGGGGTAGTAAAcaaattattgccccccagtagagtACCATAAAAGCAGCAGTTTGAATGTTTTCCAGGCCAATGTTCTTTAATAAGCACAAAAATAGGTAGAATACTCTTCAAAGCACTAATTTATGTAATAACTTCACCAGGTGAAgacattactggggggcaataatcaaatttttggcccccagtagacgcAGCAGACAAGACCAATTTGTTATACTCACCCAGGAGTCAAAGCTTAGGGTACCATTCACCTCATCATCTAGCTCAATGTCGCCCAGTCCTATGTCATCAGTCCACGGTCTAGCTTTGATTAGATCCTATTACATTTATAAGTCAATTCTACATAAAAAGGTAAGTAAAGTGCATGAAAATACAGTTTGCTCGTTTTGCTTACCACAGCCAGGTTCTCATTTTTGAAAACCTATTCCAAATTGAAAATTTCTTTTATTGACCATCGAAGAAACCTTGGAGTTTTAGTCTGCTTGCCTGGGATCCAGTTCTTCGCCTTTGTCTTCTCAAGGAACCAGTAATAAATCAGAAGCAGGCATCCATTCATTGTTGCAGGACTATTTCTCCTATATTTTTGCAGCCCTTCCATCAAGAAGTTCATAATCAACCTTGGCCAATTGTACTTGTTGATGGTCCCAATTTGTTCGCAAACAATGACCATATCCCATGTAATATGAGCCCTGATTCTGGTGAAGAAGAACGTGCTGAACAGGTACGTGATCATCAACACTGCCAGCTTCCGTGCGTCCTTCAGTTTTGCCGGCTTCTTCAACTCAGCTACGAGCTTTGTTTCCACATCAGATCTAAGTACAGCCTGCTTCTTTAAAGGGCTGCCAAAAATTGGGGAGTCTTCCATTTCTTCGCTGACCACCCTCTTGTTCACATTGAACACTTCTCCTTCGGCATGAAGGTGAAACAAAGCCGTGATGTCTGCTTCGGTAATTTCCATAATAACATCACCAAACTTCCAATTGCTGTTCTTGTGGTCGAAGTGCCTCATTATTACCTCCAAGTCTGCTTCATGCTTAATGAGCTGGTTCTCGGTTATCTTGTCTTCCCAGAATGGTTCTATCATCTCACCAAAATCTGTACCCCTCAAAATTTCCTTTGTTTCTTCTGGTATTCTCTCCTTGTGTGCATCTACCACTCTCCAGAAGGAACTGAGTGTGCACTTCTGCTGCCTCCATTCAATCTTAGCTTTTTGAACCTCCTTCTTCGGTTCTTCCTTCTTCACTGTCCCTTTTACTACCTTCTTCCCTTTACTCTTCGGCGGTTGAACATTTCTCCTCTTCCTTATTTCTGCTTTGCCTGAATTGGCTTCTTCTTCAACTGTTTTCCTTTTTGTCTGTTGTCTTGTTTTTATGATAAACCTTTTCGTTGTCTGTTCACCTTGTGATTCTGATTCGTTTGAAAGTGATTGCTCGGAACCTTGATTGACCCTTTCTTCTGCAGATGCTTCATCGATAATCTCTTCTGCCTCTTGTCTTTTCCTCTTTCTAATTTGGTTTAGTTTCTGCTGAAGTGGCTGGTTAAATGTACTCTCAGTTCCCGCATAGGAACTCTCCGAACTGCGGACAGATTCTTCAGAATCACTGAACAAGGTGAATTTAGGTCTAGACATTCTGCGCACCGAAAAAAAACCAACATTAAAAGATTTCTTGCCCTAAATAAATACAATATTGAGGCTCAATattgtgtctactgccccccaatagaccaaaaaaaaaaaaaaacagcaattTCAATGGTTCACAGAGTGTTGCACATTTTTACAAGCAAAACAATAGATAACTTCTCAAATCCACAAATTTTTAGGAGTCAATAttgtgtctattgccccccactagacCAGCGATAGACACACAATTTCAATAACACACAGACTACTGCTATTTAAtaaatgaaaaaacaaaagaacacgTTCCAAATACCAAATTACATGGGATAAATGAACCACTTTTCAGTCATTAGTGGTTGGCAATAATCTACCTATAGCCCCCCACTAGACCAGCAGATATATTTCCTTTTACATTCAAATAGCATATTATAGTACTGTAATAAACAGAACAGTGATCATTGACCCCCAATACAAAGTGTACTGGGTGGCAATAGAGTTATGTTTTTATGGTTACGACTTCAAAATAGGCTTTCAATCAGTCTGCATTACCACTCAATGGAGTGttttaaatcaatgaacaactTCCCAAACAGTATTCCAGACATACAAATCAGAAACCCTAGTTCT
Coding sequences:
- the LOC112170964 gene encoding uncharacterized protein LOC112170964, which encodes MSFSDLYEDVFRMFQFLPSDAIELQYSVPGCEACFIRSERDFQMLFCGARIHKLECVDISVIKIGGSCNNTCSVEVVDEDDYLGEAFRIEVHKSYLSDEWSSYIHHVGEKFHGAAELREKLRKYAIAVGFEFVFLRNDLDRIHVVCSNIGTEGCDWHLRALSSSANSCLHITELNNIHTYKGVVRTQKHKLLGSKVVKTCIAGNVSYNLSLKPREIMSKFKSTYGFDISYKVALKAKQSAKEAIYGSDAGSFSKLSWYKEAVLESNPGSYFVLEVDPSTNRFHRLFVAYGGCIEGFQFCLPVLYVDGTFGKSIYKGHILSATGRNGNQGFYPLAICFCDSETETNWTFFFKHLKSLLESQGRVITFISDRGTGLLSAFDKVFAGHPHLFCYKHLVANLADKYGDKGNSVMIEEVKKKFFKVAYSSTEKEYRFNLRLLRQEGGAEIIDPFLAEIPIQHWCHVFYTGGRYGIMANGIAESFNSWISLECLMPVCCMLDQTRIKQMEQIGKRRDEAQRWTTELTPKMEERLKVQMEKSRRFSVHYSSPGVYEINCFPCPQDLAAIQAASENVYGYIDKPPGRPRLKWFKSIGEVEKKLIRCGCCGKMGTHNKKSCTEPLVQ